Within the Desulfovibrio sp. X2 genome, the region TCTTTTATACCAATAAATTTTGGCTAATGCGAGTGAAAGCGCATTATAGACGGTAGGATTTACCTTTTTCGCCATTATTCCAACCTGAGCTCCCAGAGATTCACGGTCATGGACGAGGTGGGCGAGGTGCGCTTCTCCTGGCCGACGCGCTCCACGAGCCAGCCGCGCTCCCTGAACCTGTCCGGGAAGGGCTTGGACACGTCGCGCCGGGCCTCGCCGAGCCACACCCGGCCGCCAGGGGCCAGGGCGTGGCGGAAGAGCGCGTCCAGCGGCTCGAAGAAGCGCTTCTCGTAGATCACGTCCCCGCCGAAGATGAACGGGAAGGCGCCCTTGCGCACGGCCGGATAGCGCCAGTCCATGCGCAGCCACAGAGGCTGGGGCACGCCGTTCAGCGCGGCGTTGTCGCGGCCGTAGGAGAGCGCCTCCTGCATGATGTCGAAGGCCACCACGCGCGCCCCGAGCCAGGAGGCCACGAGGGCGGTCACGGCCAGGCCGCAGCCCACGTCCAGGCAGGCCCGCCCCGCGATCTCGTCCTTGCGCTCGGCCAGCATGGCGGCCAGGGCCACGCCCGCGGGCCACATCTCCACC harbors:
- a CDS encoding methyltransferase; its protein translation is MPHTDPAESSLPGRETLTLTLAGRTWRIEREGDLETLWNSLDEETPDAEDHIPYWVEMWPAGVALAAMLAERKDEIAGRACLDVGCGLAVTALVASWLGARVVAFDIMQEALSYGRDNAALNGVPQPLWLRMDWRYPAVRKGAFPFIFGGDVIYEKRFFEPLDALFRHALAPGGRVWLGEARRDVSKPFPDRFRERGWLVERVGQEKRTSPTSSMTVNLWELRLE